A region of the Actinomycetota bacterium genome:
AGGCGATCCACGCCTACCTCGACGCCTACAACGAGGCCCCCAACCCGTTCGTGTGGACGGCGACCGTGGCGTCAATCGTGGAGAAGGTCAACCGTTGTAAAGCCATTTTGCAGGCGGCGCACTAGGATGCGCCGAGCCCGCGGCCTGTTGCGCGGCTACCGAACGAGCTTGAGCCGCAGGCCCGAGCGTTCCTGCTGGATCTCGTCGATGAGGCCGTAGTCCTTGGCGGCCTCGGCGGTGAGCCAGTAGTCGCGATCGGTGTCCTCGCGGATCTTGTCGATCGACTGGCCGGTCCGCTCCGAAAGGATCTCCTCGACGCGGCGGCGGAGGTAGGCGAACTCCCGGGCCTGGATCTCGATGTCCTTCGCGGAACCGGTGACGCCGCCGTGGGGCTGGTGCAGCAGCACGCGGGAGTTGGCCGTGGCCGACCTCGTGCCGGTCCCGGCCGCCAGGATGACCGCGGCGGCGGACGCGGCCATGCCGACGCAGCGGGTGTTCACGAGCGAGCGGAGCACGAGCATGGTGTCGATGATGGTGAAGATCCCCGTCACGTCGCCGCCGGGAGAGTCGATCACAGGGTGATGTCGTCGTCCGACCTCGCGTCCAGCGCCAGGAGTTGGGCCGCGACGTCGTCGGCCACGCTGTCCTGGATCGGGCCGCGCAGGAACACCACGCGGTGCTCGAACAGCCGGGCGTAGGCGATGTCCGGCAGGCGTTCGTGAAGCGGTTGGCCGTTGGATTCCATCGAGCGCTCCCTTCCGATATCCTGCAACCTGTGAGTTGCACTAGCGTATGATGAGCAACCCAATGGTTGCAAGACAGACCATGGATGAGATCGATCGGGTCGAACGCCACGCCGTGCTCGATGCGAGCGTGCCGGAGGTGTGGGCGGCCCTGACCGAGGCCCGGCGCTTGTCGGCGTGGATTGGCGGGGACGTCGAGCTGGACCTCCGGCCGGGCGGGCGAGGGCTGGCGCGCCGGGAGGACGGCGCGGTCCGGCGGATCCGGGTCGAGGTGGTCGAGCCGCCCCGGAGGCTGGCGTTCCGGTGGTGGCCGTACGAGCGGGAGGGCGCACCGCCGGGAATGGGGACGAGGGTGGAGTTCGTCCTGGAGCGGCTCGCTGCCGGGACGACCCGGCTGACCGTCACGGAGTCCGGCTGGCCGGGGTTCCCGGCGAGGCCATGGGCCGATGCGCGGGCAGGGGTGTCGGCGTGACCGGCGACCGCGTCGATGCCGTGTTCTCGGCCCTGGCCGATCCGACGCGCCGGGCCGTGATCCGGGCGCTGTCGGAGTCCGGCCCCGTGACGGCGACGCAGCTGGCCGCGGCGCTGCCGGTGACGCGCCAGGCGGTGGCCAAGCACCTGGAGGCGCTGGCCGAGGCGGGTCTGGCGGAGGGCGTGCGAACCGGTCGCGAGAAGCGGTACCGCCTGACGCCGGCGCCGCTGTCCGAGGCCGTGGCGTGGATGGCGGTAGTCGGCGCCGAGTGGGACGGCCGGCTGGAAGCGCTCCGTCGCCACCTCGGGCCCGGGAGCTGACCCTGGCCTTTCCCAACGGGCTCAGCCCGTGTAGAACGCACTCCGAGATGGTCCAGGACACCCGTATCGGTACCACCTTGGCCGGCTACCGCATCGAGCGGCTGCTGGGCCGGGGTGGGATGGGCCGGGTGTACCTGGCCGAGGACACCCGCCTGGGCCGCAAGGTGGCCCTGAAGCTCCTCGACCCCGAGCTGGCCGACGACGAGCGGTTCCGGGAACGGTTCGTGCGGGAGTCCCGCCTGGCGGCCTCCCTCGACCACCCCAACGTCGTCCCCATCTACGAGGCGGGGGAGCACGACGGCGTCCTGTTCATCGCCATGCGCTTCGTGGAGGGGACCGACCTGGCCAGGCTCATCGAGGAGCACGGGCCGCTCGAGCCCGACCGGGCCGCGGCGATCGTCGCCCAGGTGGCCCAGGCCCTCGACGCCGCCCACGAGCGGGGCCTCATCCACCGCGACGTGAAGCCCGGGAACATCCTGGTGGGACGAGGCGACCACACCTACCTGACCGACTTCGGCCTGATCAAGCGCCGGGAGGCGGACACCGGGCTCACGAAGACCGGGCAGTTCATGGGGTCGGTGGACTACGCGGCCCCCGAGCAGATCCTGGGAGAGCCGGTCGATCCCCCCACGGACGTGTACTCCCTGGGGTGCGTGCTGTACGAGTGCCTGGTGGGGGAGCCCCCCTTCGCCCACGACCCCGAGATCGCCGTGATGTACGCCCACCTGAACGACCCGCCGCCCAGGGTGACGGCCAC
Encoded here:
- a CDS encoding SRPBCC domain-containing protein, translated to MDEIDRVERHAVLDASVPEVWAALTEARRLSAWIGGDVELDLRPGGRGLARREDGAVRRIRVEVVEPPRRLAFRWWPYEREGAPPGMGTRVEFVLERLAAGTTRLTVTESGWPGFPARPWADARAGVSA
- a CDS encoding winged helix-turn-helix domain-containing protein, whose product is MTGDRVDAVFSALADPTRRAVIRALSESGPVTATQLAAALPVTRQAVAKHLEALAEAGLAEGVRTGREKRYRLTPAPLSEAVAWMAVVGAEWDGRLEALRRHLGPGS